A stretch of the Glycine soja cultivar W05 unplaced genomic scaffold, ASM419377v2 tig00008399_1_pilon_240902_268061, whole genome shotgun sequence genome encodes the following:
- the LOC114404213 gene encoding uncharacterized protein LOC114404213, producing MAFVDFSDIIVGQLQFDLLVDIIGVVNEVVFRHISPRSKRVVFKLMNLRLSELGIEIRSILTHRSQWSSQPSGYAQLPSRETFISKSEAKSISEINNLCEEFVCVTVGTITRILMDNHSWCYPSCIQCYKKTDVYLEPFVCPCGKHNDRAVLRVEVMVNYKDENTKFLLWDRECTELIGQSADEVNTLKIEDGDLDLNASPKALDKLLGRLFAFKVKIQPQYKNSTILKCSSDLTLINDVLDMLPDAETCSKIEVATPFDSNDPVHDECQSISITANHDPLIGLPLTPTKRQSFNECDDEARSSQISPTQLSSNKLAKHEKIE from the exons ATGGCGTTTGTAGATTTTTCAGATATCATTGTTGGCCAATTACAATTTGACCTATTAGTAG ACATCATTGGTGTTGTTAACGAGGTTGTCTTTCGTCATATTTCACCTAGAAGTAAGAGAGTTGTTTTTAAGCTTATGAATTTGAG GCTTTCAGAATTGGGCATTGAGATCCGGTCAATTTTGACACATCGTTCCCAGTGGAGTTCACAGCCTTCAGGTTATGCTCAGTTACCATCAAGGGAGACATTCATTTCCAAGTCAGAGGCAAAGAGCATTTCTGAGATAAACAACCTTTGTGAA GAGTTTGTTTGTGTTACTGTTGGTACAATCACAAGGATTCTTATGGACAATCATTCATGGTGTTATCCATCTTGCATTCAATGCTATAAGAAAACAGATGTCTATCTAGAACCATTTGTGTGCCCATGTGGCAAACATAATGATCGGGCTGTGCTTAG AGTTGAAGTCATGGTCAATTATAAAgatgaaaacacaaaatttcTCCTGTGGGATCGTGAATGCACTGAATTGATTGGGCAATCAGCTGATGAAGTCAACACCCTCAAAATAGAA GATGGTGATCTAGATTTAAATGCCTCCCCAAAAGCACTTGATAAACTACTGGGTCGTCTGTTCGCCTTCAAAGTCAAAATCCAGCCGCAGTATAAAAATTCTACTATTTTGAAGTGCTCCAGTGACTTAACTTTAATTAatgatgttctggacatgttgCCTGATGCTGAG ACATGTTCAAAGATTGAAGTTGCAACACCGTTTGATTCCAATGATCCTGTCCACGATGAATGT CAATCCATTTCTATAACAGCAAACCATGATCCACTTATTGGACTTCCCTTGACACCAACAAAACGACAGTCATTTAATGAATGTGATGATGAAGCAAGAAGCTCTCAGATTTCACCAACTCAGCTATCGTCCAACAAATTAGCAAAACATGAGAAGATAGAATAG
- the LOC114404214 gene encoding uncharacterized protein LOC114404214, translated as MENHRFISKSDSTKAKSNRKRIRQQKVHLDVQHSVQASLNPASSHTEDDYNQPKTPPHSVHAIVDRAPHDAEDHFNICDSSENETFGSAEESETISSVRYPNCESSHHDSSMDTGGFRMARDRLTDTQVHNVRLKLIAGREKDGHTYNIPSVPEVAALIAGDINANSNRDIIVETQNGQLQRIYELHCSYLALQYPLLFPYGEDGYRTDILHRDTLSGKRRKRNRLTMREWFAYRL; from the exons ATGGAAAACCATAGATTTATAAGCAAGTCTGATTCAACAAAAGCCAAGAGCAACAGAAAGCGTATTAGACAACAAAAAGTCCATCTTGATGTTCAGCATAGTGTCCAGGCAAGTCTCAATCCAGCTTCATCCCACACTGAAGATGATTATAACCAACCAAAGACACCACCTCATAGTGTTCATGCAATTGTCGATCGGGCTCCACACGATGCTGAAGATCATT TTAATATCTGCGATTCATCTGAGAATGAGACTTTTGGATCAGCAGAAG AATCTGAGACTATTTCTTCAGTTCGATATCCAAACTGTGAATCCTCGCATCATGATTCTTCAATGGACACAGGAG GCTTTAGGATGGCAAGGGATAGATTAACAGACACTCAAGTGCATAATGTCAGACTCAAATTGATTGCTGGTCGAGAAAAAGATGGTCATACATATAATATACCAAGTGTCCCAGAAGTTGCTGCACTTATTGCAGGTGATATTAATGCAAATTCGAACAgagatattattgttgaaactcaAAATGGGCAATTGCAGAGGATATATGAATTACATTGTAGTTATCTAGCTCTACAATATCCTCTATTGTTTCCTTATGGAGAAGATGGATATAGGACTGACATTCTACATCGTGATACATTAAgcgggaaaagaagaaaaaggaatcgtCTTACAATGAGAGAGTGGTTTGCTTATAGACTATAA